tttaagccctGGCTGTGTGTCGAACAGGTCCAGCCCCAGTAACAACAGGCACAACGGTGTACCTTGTTTTTGTGACAGTGTGCAGCAGCTTGTCTCTGATTTGTCTTTTGTGTAAACAGGGAAGAGTCCCGCAGGTTGCCCCAGCATGGTCTTAGTGCGTCGCAGAAAACTTCATTCGTTTCTGCTTTTGCCTCTGATTGCAAAACCAAACCCGGACCACGTTCTTTTTCAGGTCAAGTTTCTCGGCGATTGCGGCGATCTTCTCCGACGATGGCCTCGGCTGCACGGCGAAATAAGCCTCCAGGGAGCGCTTCTCCGGGGCCGCGATTGACGTTCGTTTCCTCTTTTTGTCCCCCCCGTTGAAGATCTCCGGCTTGGACATCTTCTCCCTCTGCGCCCTCTCCGCCTCCTCCAACCAGGCCTCCAGGATCGGCTTAAGGGCCACCATGTTGTTGTGCGACAGCGTCAGGGACTCGAACCTGCAGATGGTGCTCTGGCTCAGACACCCGACCCCGGGGATCTTAAGGTTGGCCAGGGCCGAGCCCACGTCCGCTTGTGTCACCCCGAGTTTGATTCGCCTTTGTTTGAACCTCTCAGCGAACGACTCCAGCTCCCGGGGATCGGGCTCCGAGTCTAAGCCGGCGGACCCCAGGGAGCCGTGGGACAGCTGCGCGTGCGGGTGCATGTTCATGgactgctggtggtggtggtgatgctGCATGTGGTTGATGGCCGACATGTGGGCGGCGTGGGCGGTGTGCGAGGCCGTGGAGCAAACGTCCGAGCCGGCCATGCCTCCCAGGGAGATGCCCGGTGTTAGGTGGTCCAGCAGGTCGCCGTCCAGGCCCTGCGCCGACTGGTGGTGCACCGGGTGGTGGTGGGAGGTGAGCACCGACGGGTGGTGCAGGTGCGCGg
This genomic interval from Perca flavescens isolate YP-PL-M2 chromosome 13, PFLA_1.0, whole genome shotgun sequence contains the following:
- the pou4f4 gene encoding brain-specific homeobox/POU domain protein 3-like gives rise to the protein MMSMNSKQPFSMHPILHEPKYAPLHSSSEAIRRACLPTPSLQGNIFAGFDESLLQRAEALAAVDIVAQKSHPFKPDATYHTMTTMTSMACTPTSSSAHLHHPSVLTSHHHPVHHQSAQGLDGDLLDHLTPGISLGGMAGSDVCSTASHTAHAAHMSAINHMQHHHHHQQSMNMHPHAQLSHGSLGSAGLDSEPDPRELESFAERFKQRRIKLGVTQADVGSALANLKIPGVGCLSQSTICRFESLTLSHNNMVALKPILEAWLEEAERAQREKMSKPEIFNGGDKKRKRTSIAAPEKRSLEAYFAVQPRPSSEKIAAIAEKLDLKKNVVRVWFCNQRQKQKRMKFSATH